One segment of Theobroma cacao cultivar B97-61/B2 chromosome 9, Criollo_cocoa_genome_V2, whole genome shotgun sequence DNA contains the following:
- the LOC18588264 gene encoding uncharacterized protein LOC18588264, producing MAISGSDTQTPSSKVTTPIEIHCVKCESCGFTEECTTTYILRVRERYQGRWICGLCIEAVKDEALRSDTLISTEEALDRHISFCKKFRASSPSDETEHPISVMGRILRRSLDSPRALRSNSSSVLPAFGEVKGSTLPRSESCFPALSG from the coding sequence ATGGCAATTTCAGGCTCAGATACTCAAACCCCATCGAGCAAAGTGACTACTCCGATTGAAATCCACTGCGTCAAATGTGAGTCGTGCGGCTTCACAGAGGAATGCACCACTACTTATATCCTGCGTGTCAGGGAACGTTACCAGGGCCGTTGGATTTGTGGACTCTGCATCGAGGCGGTCAAAGATGAGGCTCTGAGATCGGATACGCTTATCTCCACGGAGGAAGCACTGGACCGACACATCAGCTTCTGCAAGAAGTTTAGGGCGTCGAGTCCTTCGGATGAAACGGAGCACCCCATCTCTGTCATGGGCAGGATTCTTCGCCGAAGCCTGGATTCACCGCGAGCTCTTAGGTCTAATTCAAGTAGTGTCTTGCCAGCATTTGGAGAAGTTAAGGGTTCTACTCTTCCTCGATCTGAGAGTTGTTTCCCTGCTCTTTCTGGCTGA